The DNA window TTATTGTTGGGTTCATTTGTCAATGTTATTTCTCAGAtgtccaatcttttttttttttctctaggccTGTCATCCTTACTTCAGAGTGTTACTGGGAACCCAGTTGCTTCAAGTGAAACTGCTTCCCAGAGCACTTCATCTTCCCCAGCCAACACCAGCATCTCCAGCATGAAAGGGAGGAATCTGCCCTCAAATACACAATCCTTTATGCCCAAAAGCTTTAGCTACTCTCCTAACTCTTCAACTCCTGAGGTGTCTTCAACTTCAGTTAGCAAGGTCCCTGTAGGACACAACCCAGGGCTCCCAACCTCAAGTTTTAAGCCACCATCCAACTCTCTGGGGTTTTCTGCTTCCCACAGTGCAAATGCTGCTATTCCATCTACTGAACCTGCTATGGGGCAGTCCTCTGAGGTCACTAAGCCAAAGCTAGAGTCAGAGCCCCCTTCCCCAAGCCTAGAGATGAAAATCCATAACTTTCTGAAAGGTAACCCTGGCTTCAGTGGGTTGAACCTCAACATCCCGATCCTCAGCAGCTTGGGGGCCAGCGTTCCAGCCGAGAGCCACCCGCCTGACTTCCAGCGAGGCCCGACAAGCACATCCATGGACAACATCGATGGGACTCCTGTCCGGGACGAACGCAGTGGGACTCCTACCCAGGATGAGATGATGGACAAGCCGACATCCAGTAACGTGGATACAATGTCCCTGTTGTCCAAAATCATCAGTCCCGGCTCTTCAACACCCAGCAGTACGAGGTCACCACCCCCAGGGAGGGATGATGGCTATTCCCAAGAGCTGTCTAACTCTGTATCTTCCTATCGGCCTTTTGGCCTCGGTAGTGAATCCCCCTACAAGCAACCTCCGGATGGAATGGAGAGGCCATCCTCCCTTATGGACTCACCACAGGAAAAGTTCTACCCAGACACCTCTTTCCAAGAGGATGAGGATTACAGAGATTTTGAGTACTCGGGCCCCCCTCCCTCGGCCATGATGAACCTAGAGAAGAAGCCAGCTAAGTCTATCCTAAAAGCAAGCAAGCTTTCTGACTCCGATTACCAACCCATCATGTCCAGCTACAGCCACAGGACCCAGGAATTTGGTGTGAAGTCTGCCTTCCCTCCAGCAATGAGGGCTCTCCTGGACCCAAGTGAGAGCTGTGACcgtctctcctcctctcctggcCTGTATGGTGCCTATAACCTAAGAGGAAATGAGTCTGGGTCAGACCGGTCACCATCCCCGAGTAAGAATGATTCGTttttctctcctgactccaaccaCAATAGCCTTTCTCAGTCTGCCACCACACATCTCGGCTTATCCCAGAAGCAGTACCCAGACTCTCCTCACTCGATCCCACACCGCTCCCTTTTCTCTCCGCAGAGCACCCTTGCCACTCCCACAGGCCGGCCACCCACATCAGGCGTGGACAAAGTCCTGGCCTCCACCATTTCTACCACTTCGACAATTGAGTTTAAGAATATGCTCAAAAATGCCTCCCGCAAGCCCTCTGAAGATAAGCATTTTGGCCAGGCCCCCAGCAAGGGTAGCACAAGTGATGGGGTCAGCCTCGCCAGCCTGAGTTCCAGtgatcagcagcagcagccagaGGAGCACTACCGCATAGAAACCCGAGTCTCCTCTTCCTGCTTAGACTTACCTGATAGTACTGAAGAAAAAGGGGCCCCCATAGAAACCTTGGGCTACCATAACGCCTCCAACAGGAGGATGTCAGGGGAGCCCATCCAGACAGTCGAGTCTATCCGGGTGCTGGGCAAAGGGAATAGAGGACATGGGCGGGAGCCGTCAAGGGGGGGTTGGTTTGAGCTGAGCCCCTCAGGCAGCTCCTTTGACAATGGCCCCTCAAGCGCCTCAGAGCTGGCCCCCctcgggggtgggggaggaggggggcttTCTGGCTTCAAAGCATCGGCATACAAGGAGCGGGCATCCTCATTTCAGGAAAGCGTCAGCTTTCGTTCCAGCAACTTCAACTCTACTTTTGAAcaccatctccccccaccccctttggaGCATGGGACACCCTTTCAGAGAGAGCCTATGGGGCCATCATCTGCCCCCCCTGTTCCCTCTAAGGAACACGGTGGGCTCTTTTCTCGAGATACTCCCAGCCACCTGGCCTCTGTGGATCTTTCGAACCCCTTCACAAAGGAAGCAGCCCTAGCCCATggtgccccaccccctcctcctggGGATCATAGTGGGGTTCCCTTCTCtactccacctcctcctccaccccctggGGAACACAGCAGCAGTGGTGGCAGTGGCGGCCCTTTTTCtaaccctccccctcctcctccccctgttGACCACTCAGGGGTGGTCTCCTTCCAAGCCCCACCCCTGGCAGAGCACAGTGGCGTGTCGGGGCCTGTCGCAGTGTTCTCCAAGGAGCATAGCTCCCTCCTCCAAGGGAATCTGGCTGAGCATTTTGGAGTGCTCCCAGGACCCCGGGACCCCACACAGAGGGACCTCAACGGCCCCAGCCTCAGCCGTGTGCGTGAGGGCCTAAGCCTGCCCACACATTCTCGGGAGCACCTGGGCCCAACCCacggaggaggtggggggggcggCAGCAGCGGCGGCCCTGCCTTGGGTCCCCCACACAGAGACACCATCAGCCGGAGTGGAATGATCTTACGGAGCCCCCGGCCAGACTTCCGGCCTAGGGAATCTTTTCTCAACAGAGACCCATTTCACAGCTTAAAGAGGCCCAGGCCACCCTTTGCTAGGGGCCCTCCGTTCTTTGCACCAAAACGCCCATTCTTCCCTCCCAGG is part of the Dromiciops gliroides isolate mDroGli1 chromosome 4, mDroGli1.pri, whole genome shotgun sequence genome and encodes:
- the RPRD2 gene encoding regulation of nuclear pre-mRNA domain-containing protein 2 isoform X3, whose amino-acid sequence is MAAGGGGGGGGSKASSSASSAGALESSLDRKFQSVTNTMESIQGLSSWCIENKKHHSTIVYHWMKWLRRSAFPHRLNLFYLANDVIQNCKRKNAIIFRESFAEVLPEAASLVKDPSVSKSVERIFKIWEERNVYPEETIVVLKEALSTTFKTQKQLKENLNKQPNKLWKKSQTSTNPKAALKSKIVAEFRSQALIDELLLYKRSEDQIELKEKQLATMRVDVCSTETLKCLKDKTGGKKFSKEFEEASSKLEEFVNGLDKQVKNGPSLTEALENAGIFYEAQYKEVKVVANAYKTFANRVNNLKKKLDQLKSTLPDPEESPVPSPSMDAPSPTGSESPFQGMGGEESQSPAVESEKSATPEPATDNRDVEDMELSDVEDDTSKIIVEDRKEKPLEKPVLSTSAPTKLTESVPKAAPCTTASVAVTSTPPPPKPMSTSVLPPSPALALPNLANVDLAKISSILSSLTSVMKNTGVSPASRPSPGTPTSPTHLPGNLKAPVPTTTTSHNPLANILSKVEITPESILSALSKTQTQAAPALQGLSSLLQSVTGNPVASSETASQSTSSSPANTSISSMKGRNLPSNTQSFMPKSFSYSPNSSTPEVSSTSVSKVPVGHNPGLPTSSFKPPSNSLGFSASHSANAAIPSTEPAMGQSSEVTKPKLESEPPSPSLEMKIHNFLKGNPGFSGLNLNIPILSSLGASVPAESHPPDFQRGPTSTSMDNIDGTPVRDERSGTPTQDEMMDKPTSSNVDTMSLLSKIISPGSSTPSSTRSPPPGRDDGYSQELSNSVSSYRPFGLGSESPYKQPPDGMERPSSLMDSPQEKFYPDTSFQEDEDYRDFEYSGPPPSAMMNLEKKPAKSILKASKLSDSDYQPIMSSYSHRTQEFGVKSAFPPAMRALLDPSESCDRLSSSPGLYGAYNLRGNESGSDRSPSPSKNDSFFSPDSNHNSLSQSATTHLGLSQKQYPDSPHSIPHRSLFSPQSTLATPTGRPPTSGVDKVLASTISTTSTIEFKNMLKNASRKPSEDKHFGQAPSKGSTSDGVSLASLSSSDQQQQPEEHYRIETRVSSSCLDLPDSTEEKGAPIETLGYHNASNRRMSGEPIQTVESIRVLGKGNRGHGREPSRGGWFELSPSGSSFDNGPSSASELAPLGGGGGGGLSGFKASAYKERASSFQESVSFRSSNFNSTFEHHLPPPPLEHGTPFQREPMGPSSAPPVPSKEHGGLFSRDTPSHLASVDLSNPFTKEAALAHGAPPPPPGDHSGVPFSTPPPPPPPGEHSSSGGSGGPFSNPPPPPPPVDHSGVVSFQAPPLAEHSGVSGPVAVFSKEHSSLLQGNLAEHFGVLPGPRDPTQRDLNGPSLSRVREGLSLPTHSREHLGPTHGGGGGGGSSGGPALGPPHRDTISRSGMILRSPRPDFRPRESFLNRDPFHSLKRPRPPFARGPPFFAPKRPFFPPRY
- the RPRD2 gene encoding regulation of nuclear pre-mRNA domain-containing protein 2 isoform X1, with product MAAGGGGGGGGSKASSSASSAGALESSLDRKFQSVTNTMESIQGLSSWCIENKKHHSTIVYHWMKWLRRSAFPHRLNLFYLANDVIQNCKRKNAIIFRESFAEVLPEAASLVKDPSVSKSVERIFKIWEERNVYPEETIVVLKEALSTTFKTQKQLKENLNKQPNKLWKKSQTSTNPKAALKSKIVAEFRSQALIDELLLYKRSEDQIELKEKQLATMRVDVCSTETLKCLKDKTGGKKFSKEFEEASSKLEEFVNGLDKQVKNGPSLTEALENAGIFYEAQYKEVKVVANAYKTFANRVNNLKKKLDQLKSTLPDPEESPVPSPSMDAPSPTGSESPFQGMGGEESQSPAVESEKSATPEPATDNRDVEDMELSDVEDDTSKIIVEDRKEKPLEKPVLSTSAPTKLTESVPKAAPCTTASVAVTSTPPPPKPMSTSVLPPSPALALPNLANVDLAKISSILSSLTSVMKNTGVSPASRPSPGTPTSPTHLPGNLKAPVPTTTTSHNPLANILSKVEITPESILSALSKTQTQAAPALQGLSSLLQSVTGNPVASSETASQSTSSSPANTSISSMKGRNLPSNTQSFMPKSFSYSPNSSTPEVSSTSVSKVPVGHNPGLPTSSFKPPSNSLGFSASHSANAAIPSTEPAMGQSSEVTKPKLESEPPSPSLEMKIHNFLKGNPGFSGLNLNIPILSSLGASVPAESHPPDFQRGPTSTSMDNIDGTPVRDERSGTPTQDEMMDKPTSSNVDTMSLLSKIISPGSSTPSSTRSPPPGRDDGYSQELSNSVSSYRPFGLGSESPYKQPPDGMERPSSLMDSPQEKFYPDTSFQEDEDYRDFEYSGPPPSAMMNLEKKPAKSILKASKLSDSDYQPIMSSYSHRTQEFGVKSAFPPAMRALLDPSESCDRLSSSPGLYGAYNLRGNESGSDRSPSPSKNDSFFSPDSNHNSLSQSATTHLGLSQKQYPDSPHSIPHRSLFSPQSTLATPTGRPPTSGVDKVLASTISTTSTIEFKNMLKNASRKPSEDKHFGQAPSKGSTSDGVSLASLSSSDQQQQPEEHYRIETRVSSSCLDLPDSTEEKGAPIETLGYHNASNRRMSGEPIQTVESIRVLGKGNRGHGREPSRGGWFELSPSGSSFDNGPSSASELAPLGGGGGGGLSGFKASAYKERASSFQESVSFRSSNFNSTFEHHLPPPPLEHGTPFQREPMGPSSAPPVPSKEHGGLFSRDTPSHLASVDLSNPFTKEAALAHGAPPPPPGDHSGVPFSTPPPPPPPGEHSSSGGSGGPFSNPPPPPPPVDHSGVVSFQAPPLAEHSGVSGPVAVFSKEHSSLLQGNLAEHFGVLPGPRDPTQRDLNGPSLSRVREGLSLPTHSREHLGPTHGGGGGGGSSGGPALGPPHRDTISRSGMILRSPRPDFRPRESFLNRDPFHSLKRPRPPFARGPPFFAPKRPFFPPRLFSRSEDRAKIRGPGSRTRAKDSNPSLPAPQEAVTSVAAQNK
- the RPRD2 gene encoding regulation of nuclear pre-mRNA domain-containing protein 2 isoform X2, which translates into the protein MAAGGGGGGGGSKASSSASSAGALESSLDRKFQSVTNTMESIQGLSSWCIENKKHHSTIVYHWMKWLRRSAFPHRLNLFYLANDVIQNCKRKNAIIFRESFAEVLPEAASLVKDPSVSKSVERIFKIWEERNVYPEETIVVLKEALTSTNPKAALKSKIVAEFRSQALIDELLLYKRSEDQIELKEKQLATMRVDVCSTETLKCLKDKTGGKKFSKEFEEASSKLEEFVNGLDKQVKNGPSLTEALENAGIFYEAQYKEVKVVANAYKTFANRVNNLKKKLDQLKSTLPDPEESPVPSPSMDAPSPTGSESPFQGMGGEESQSPAVESEKSATPEPATDNRDVEDMELSDVEDDTSKIIVEDRKEKPLEKPVLSTSAPTKLTESVPKAAPCTTASVAVTSTPPPPKPMSTSVLPPSPALALPNLANVDLAKISSILSSLTSVMKNTGVSPASRPSPGTPTSPTHLPGNLKAPVPTTTTSHNPLANILSKVEITPESILSALSKTQTQAAPALQGLSSLLQSVTGNPVASSETASQSTSSSPANTSISSMKGRNLPSNTQSFMPKSFSYSPNSSTPEVSSTSVSKVPVGHNPGLPTSSFKPPSNSLGFSASHSANAAIPSTEPAMGQSSEVTKPKLESEPPSPSLEMKIHNFLKGNPGFSGLNLNIPILSSLGASVPAESHPPDFQRGPTSTSMDNIDGTPVRDERSGTPTQDEMMDKPTSSNVDTMSLLSKIISPGSSTPSSTRSPPPGRDDGYSQELSNSVSSYRPFGLGSESPYKQPPDGMERPSSLMDSPQEKFYPDTSFQEDEDYRDFEYSGPPPSAMMNLEKKPAKSILKASKLSDSDYQPIMSSYSHRTQEFGVKSAFPPAMRALLDPSESCDRLSSSPGLYGAYNLRGNESGSDRSPSPSKNDSFFSPDSNHNSLSQSATTHLGLSQKQYPDSPHSIPHRSLFSPQSTLATPTGRPPTSGVDKVLASTISTTSTIEFKNMLKNASRKPSEDKHFGQAPSKGSTSDGVSLASLSSSDQQQQPEEHYRIETRVSSSCLDLPDSTEEKGAPIETLGYHNASNRRMSGEPIQTVESIRVLGKGNRGHGREPSRGGWFELSPSGSSFDNGPSSASELAPLGGGGGGGLSGFKASAYKERASSFQESVSFRSSNFNSTFEHHLPPPPLEHGTPFQREPMGPSSAPPVPSKEHGGLFSRDTPSHLASVDLSNPFTKEAALAHGAPPPPPGDHSGVPFSTPPPPPPPGEHSSSGGSGGPFSNPPPPPPPVDHSGVVSFQAPPLAEHSGVSGPVAVFSKEHSSLLQGNLAEHFGVLPGPRDPTQRDLNGPSLSRVREGLSLPTHSREHLGPTHGGGGGGGSSGGPALGPPHRDTISRSGMILRSPRPDFRPRESFLNRDPFHSLKRPRPPFARGPPFFAPKRPFFPPRLFSRSEDRAKIRGPGSRTRAKDSNPSLPAPQEAVTSVAAQNK